The DNA sequence ACGTTGCGCGTCGCGATCTTGCTGCACGTCGTTGCCGACGACTGGATAGCTTTCAGCATACGCCGCGCTTGGAAGCGCGGCAGATGCGCATATGGCCGCTAAGAGCGCGAGTGGTGCCAGCTTCATAACCTCTCCCTGGTCCGGCAGGCCGGACATTGCTTTACTGTGGTTTGACCCTACAGCAATGCCCTTTCTGCTGCAACACTTTTACGATAAGTGTAAATGTGAATATCGTATAGTTGTTTACCGTTCCGGTTCAGCTTCCAGCTTTCCCGGCGTGTTCTCCTTCGCAGCTGCGCGCTGCTGGGCTTTAAGCTCAATATTCCAGTCTTTCCCAGCGGTCGGGCGTTGACGCTCAACCTCTTGGCTCACAGCCTCTTTGAGCCGGTCCCCAAGCCGATCACCTGCTTTGTCTGCGTTGAAACCGTCTACGATCTTGTAGCCCTGGCCTTCCAGGTGTTTAGCCGCTCCCTGGAGAATGTCACGGGTACTGCCTGCGGTGCCGATCACCAGCGCTTCGGGGTTCAGCGCCTGATAACTCATGGCCTCAATTGACGACTCTACAAACACCGCCAGTTTCGATGCGGCCTTACCGGTGAAGTACAGACCGCGATCCCCACGGATACCGTGGAAGGGCTTGCTGTAAGTCCCCCGTAATTCCGCACCGGACATTTTCCCGTCCAACGTGCGAAGGGCGAAAACAGCATTGCCAAACTTATCTGCCCAAAGTCGTCCCTTGTCGATTGCCGTATTGACAATTTGTTCCGGGATGCCTCGGGTATTTGTTAAGTAATTCATGACCCTAGCCAGCTTTTTCGGGTCCGGTTCGGGAATTTCCAATTTGGGTTTGGGTGTCGAGTCCAGGATACGGGTTGCCTGATGCCGCGCCTCGGCCTGGTAGGTTTGTACGGCTGCTTCGCGGCCATGAGTGCCGCCGAGCCAGGCCACGGCATCTCTGAAACCGAAACCGCCCAGGTGCATGGCCAGGTCAATTGCCCCACCGCCGCCCTTGTCGGCATCGTGGTTGTAGAACTTTTCGTCCGTGACCGTCACCCGCCCGGCGTGGGTTTTCCAATTCCGCTTTGGGTCTGCGGGGTCGCGGATCGCTCCGAATCCTTCCAAGACGGCTTCCAGTTCGATGCCGCGCGCCTTGTCTATGTCTGACTTTTCCATGGGAGTCCTCCGACAAAAGATCAAAAGATGCTACTACGGAAAACAAATTTCCGCATTGACAGAAACACCTTAACACCCGACAGAAGGTAAAGAAAAGTATGGACTTACCAGATAGGGCGGCAGTATAATGGACCCATGCAGACGAAAGGCTGCATAAGCGACGAAGCCCCGGACGGCGGCAACCGTACCAGGGCTTCTAATCACAGCTAACTAGATGGGAGTTAAGCCATGACTACTCAATATCTTACCGCCGCTGACACCGCAAAGCTCGTTCGCAAAGCGCTGAAAGAAGCGTTCCCGGACATGAAATTTAGCGTGCGCAGTCATACCTACTCGGGCGGCGCGAGCCTCACCGTGGCGTGGACAGATGGTCCGAACATCAAACAGGTTGAGGCCGTTACCTGCCGTTTCCAGGGTTCGTACTTCGATGGGCAGATCGACTACAAGGGTTCTATCTATCACCTGGTGGGCGGCGTGCCCGTATCCTTCGGCGCCGATAGCATCCACTGCCGGCGTTCTTTCTCGGACGTGGCCATTGAGCAAGGTATTGACCGCGTTTTCCGCAAGTATCCGCAGAATTTCCGCGAGGCTGGCATTGCTAAGCCTACGATTGAGGAATTCCGTTCCGGCCGCCTGTGGGCCACGTATGTACCCTTCATGAGCAGCCATTGCGGTGACAGCCTGCAGGGCGAGATTAACGCCGCGATCAACCACCACAGCGACCGCCTGCGGGGCAAGGAAAGCCCTACAGCACAGAGCGTTTTTGTCACGCACGACGATGGCTACAGCCGACAATGCGGCAGCGGATACAGCGCTGTAAGCGTCCACTAACAAGACTGGCCCTTCGGGGCCAGTTTTCATTTCCCGGGCAAGGTGCCGCACCTGCTATTCAATCCCCCGCTTTGCTGGTTTGTACAATCCAATTTTGTGGATTGTACAAACCAAGAATCCGCACGCACACCATCTGGCCCGGGAAATGAAAACAGCCCCACTGCTGGGCGTCTTGACGTTAAGCGGTTTAACCACTAGATTTAGGCGTTGAGTTAAACGGTATAACCCCGGAAACGAAAAGACTATGACCGCACACGCGCAAACCATCATGGCTACGAAGGTTGACGACCGCATAAAGCGCCGTTTCGACGCTGCCATGCGCGCACGCGGCACTAACACCTCAGCGGTGTTACGCAAGGCGATTATGCAGTATCTGAGCGAGTTGGACGCCGGTATAGAGCATCCACAGTTCAAGCTGGAGTTGGACGGCCCCGAGGCCGGAGAGAAGACCCCTAGCCACTGACGGCGGGGCAAAAAAAAAGAGCACCAACGACTAGATATCTTGGCGGATTCGTCGTGGTGCTCACCGTATAGGTGAAGAGAGTATGGATTCCTGCGCAGCTATGTGCAAGATGAGCCGTGATTTATTTCACGTCCGTCTATCTCCTCACCGCCGTTCTGGCGGTGAGTTATGGCCTTAAGAGTCAAAGACAGAGCCGTCTCCGCTCGGCCCAATCAGAGCTTTTTCCAGGAAGGTACCGCCCTTAATCGCGTCCTCCAGGAATGCCCCTACCTGCCCCGTTGCAGCGATGACAAAACCGCTGCGCGCATCCTGCCGCGTGAATACGCCGTCTGCTATCCGTATATGCAGATCAACCGGGAAGGCATGGTGTCGTGGCTAATCTTCGACCTGGATCATTACAACGCGCTGATTTGGGATGACGCCGGGCTACCGCCGCCAAATCTCATAGTGCGCAATAGACGTACAGGCGGAACACACCTCTATTACGCCATTATCCCGGTATGTACTACCGACAACGCACGCAGTCGGCCCATTAACTACCTGAAAGCCATCTACAAGGCTTTTGTGGCGGCGCTCGATGCCGATCCTAATTACCATGGCGGCCCAGTCGCTAAGACGCCTGGCCATCCATGGTGGCAGACCCAAGAACTGCATAACCACGTCTACGAGCTGGCCGACCTGGCCGAGTGCGTAGACCTGGAGCCGATCACCCCATGGGGCAAAGGACCAGACTACGAAGCGGCGTCCCACTCGCGGCACTGTATGTTGTTCGAGAACCTGCGGTTCTACGCCTATAGCATCGTCAACCAAGAGCGCGATAAAGGTTCCTATGACCACTTTGTCCGGCGCTTAACTGCTCACGCACACAACGCTAACCGCTTTGGCGGGCGTGGCTCTTTTATCACTGACTTACCGTTGTCCTCGATCCGGTCAACGGTCAAATCCGTCGCCCGGTGGACCTGGAGCAAGTACACAGGCAACAGCCGGTGCCACCGTGGCGTGATGGAGCTAGACAAAAGCCTTCCCCTGGTCGAGCGACAACGCCTGGCGGCCAAACGAACCCACCAGGAGCGCCACAAGGCCACAGAATCCAAGATCCGTGCTGCGTGTCGCATCCTATTGCAGCAGGGCAAGCCGCTTGCTCAAGCGGCCATTGCGAGCCTTGCAGGTGTTACCAGGCAGACGGTGGCCACCTATCGACACATCCTTACCGAAGTCCGCGTTAACAACGTGGTGCCCTTCAACGCCGGCGCTTTTAGCCAGGCGGCCAGATCCGCCCCGAATGACCAGCCAGAACCAGGCCAGGGCGGGAAAATTAGTGATGTTAAGTATGGTGCCAATCAGATACCTGCCCCTAGGCGGCGCGGTAAGCGACGCCCAAGGCAGCTGCTTTTAGCCTTTGATGACCCCCCATAAAGCATAGTGCGGTGGCTAATGGGGAGTGATTCGACACACCGTAGAGACATTTCCCCCCACACCAAACCCGCAAGGCTTGTGCGTTGGCCAGGTGATCCAAGACAGCGCGACTACGGAAAGAAAATCCCGTCATACCAGCTTGACCACCGGTTATCCGCCGTTTGGATTAATCTGTTTACTCAAGTCAAAAATTAACCTATTCTGTGAGTATTCCAGGCGGCAACCTGGACGGCTAACAAGATGGGAGTTAGTGACTTATGGCTAGATCGAGGCAAAGCCATGCGACGAAAAGAGCGACTGACACCGCAGGACTTCGACACGCTCAAGGCCCATATGGGCTCGCGGTGGAAGCCTGCAAACATCGAGGCGGTGCGCCAAGTCATGGTCGAGGGGCGCAAGCAGAAGGACATAGCCGCCGATCTTGGCGTTACGGAGAAAGCCGTTTCGCAGATGGTGAAAAAAGCATACGACTTGCACCAGGAACACGGCACAGCGCCGGAAGGCTGGGTAACAGTCTTTGCCACCTTACCCCCTGACCTGGCGGAACACGTCAGGCACATGGAACAAACCGCACGGGCAAACTTGAGCAGAGGCAAACAATGAACGTACCGCGCAGATTCAAGCAGAAATCATGGGTTAACCAGAAGGGCGGCAGCGGTAAGTCGATCCTGTCCTATAACGATGCGTTTTACCTGGCTGAACTGGGCAAGCGCGTGCTGTACCTGGACGGCGACGAACAAGGCAACGGCAGTAAACGCCTGGTGCAATACGCTGTTCCTGGCATGGTGGCATCTGATCTTTTCAAGGACAGCCCTCTTGCAGCCATCCAGCCAGTTGAGGGGCAAAACCTTAGCGTCCTAATGGGTGACAAAGGTCTGATCAAGGCTGAGCGCACCACGATGGACGATGAAGAAATGGTAGCCCTGGTGCGTGCCCAAATCGGTCGTATCGCGGAGCATTTCGATTATGTGATTGTCGATACCGCTGGTTCCAACAGCCGTGTGGCTAACGCGTTTCTGGTCAGCTCTGATTACGTGGCCATCCCGTGCCGGATCGACGATTACAGCATTGATGTGGCGAAAGAGGTCTTGAAGCGGATTGCGTTCATTCAGCAACAGTGGAACCCGCACCTGGTAAGCCTAGGCATTTTGCCAAATGAGTTTGACGCGACCCAGCCAGCACAAACCGAATGGCTCAAGCAGTTGATGACCCATTTCCGTAAGTACCTCTTTGGCGGTCTGGTCAAGAAAAGCGCGGCATTGAAGGAAGCCGCGGCTGAAGGTGTGCCGGTATGGCGCTTGCGCGATGAAAAAGGCCAGATCAAAACCGCTGCGCGTACGTCCGGTAAAGAGGTGCGCGCCGTATTTGAAATGATGATGAAAGCGATGGAGCAGGCCAATGGCTAAGAAACTGGACCTCACCGACCTGGCGAACTTTGACCCGACACCGGCAGCAGCACCGGCCGCTTCGGGCGCGAGTGCTGGCCCTGTCCAAGTGCCAACGGGGGACGTTATCCCCGACCCAAAGCAACCGCGTAAGAAGTTCGACCAGGACAAGCTTGAAAAATTGGCCAAGACCATCAAAGCCAGCCGCCTTAACCAGCCGGTTACGGTTCGGCCAAAGAACGCCGATGGCAAATACGTAATTGTCATGGGCGAACGCCGGTGGCGTGCTTGTACCCTTGCCGGACTGGAAACCATACCGGTGATCTTCGGGGACAAGGCCGATGGTTATGACCAAGTGACGGAGAACACGGAGCAGGAGCCTCTAACCACGATGGAGCTTGCGCGCTTCATTGCGGAGAAGATCCAGGAAGGCGACAAACGATCTTATATCGCCGAACGTCTCGGGATGCGTGCCGATGCGGTATCGCAACACCTGGCGCTGGCGACGGCACCGGATTTCATTCAGCAGCTGGGCGACGATACGCAGATCGGTGGCCGTACCCTGTACGAATTGATCCAGGCACACAAAGAGTATCCTGCCGAGGTCGAGCGGTTCGCCCAGCAGCCAGCCGAGGAAATCACTCGGGCATCGCTGGGGCGGCTGGTGGAGCAGTTGCGCACACGCGAAGCGCTGCAAGCCGAGGCGGATGCCCAAGCCAAGGCGCAAGCCGAGGCGAAGGCCCAGCAGAGCGACAATGCGCCAGGCGGTGGCCAGAACACCGGTCCTGCTAACCAGGAGGAAACCACAGGGCCGAAACCTGATGGTGACGGACATTTAGAACGTCCGTTGGATCTGCCGCCGCCAGTGCAAACAACACCAGCAACCCCGGAATCAAAAGTCCAGGACAGTGGCCAAGCTTGGCCAGTGGTTAAAATCCTGGTCGAAGGCCGGGCCGCCAGCCTCACCCCTACCGGCACTGTCCAGGTGGTTTATGCTGACACGGGCGAGATTGGCGAGGTCGATTTATCGACCGTCCAAATCTTGAGCGTGGAGGAACGCAGGAATGAAAGCTCATAAGGTAGCTACTGGTTCACTGCGACTGGCAGCGTTCTCGCTGCTGTCGCTAATTCGTCCGGCAGTGGTGCTGGTCCTGGAGGTCATTGCAGCCCTTTCGCTGCTGGGCTTTCTGGCCTGTGCCTTGTTCGGGCAATGGTTCATATTTACCGTGTTCCTGGTAGCGGGTGTGGTATCTACGGCTTTGGCCTGGAGCTATGATGCTCTGCTAAGCCGCCTGGTCCCGTTCGGCTACGGCTTCCTATCGGAGTGACTGAATGGCATGTATTCCAGGATCAACTAGGCCAGGCCATTGCCTGGCCGTTTTCTTTGAATACCCTAACGCATATATATGTTAGATACGTGTATTTCTGCCGTCTCGATCCGCTTAGCCAGGGTATTGGCGGCGGTATCGACCTGCCACATACTGGTTGCATATACAGTAGAAGGAGCCAATATGTTTTGGGATGAGGGGTTGGGGGAGCAACGGAACAGAAAGTGCACTTAAGCTCAGTCGCTGCCCCGCAAACCCTTGTAACGTCTGGACAGTTTCGAAAAACGACCGTTTTATGAAACCGTTTCAGCGAGCACTAGGAAAGGCCGTGACCACCCGAAAAGTGGTGCGATAAACTCGTTTCGCCAATCAAAGTTCGCTAATCCACAACAGATGACGAGTAAAGCGAACTTTAATTCGTGCTTATGTTGGTTTTCGGTTCCATTGCTCCCCAAACCCCACACCCCGGCCCGCATGTGTCCGTCGCACCGCGAGCTTGTGCAGATATGCGGCCTCCCCCTTGAGGGCGTCGGGCCAGAACTCGGGATCCTCGGCCGACAAGGTGCAACAGCCGACGATGCCGTCGCTGCAACTCGCGACTAGGAGCTCGGATCTCAGGACGAAGGTCTCCGCGAATGTCCGGTCGATCCGCGCGACGTCCCAGGCGGGCGTTCCCTTGGCGGACATCCACGCCGCAGCGTCGTGCATCAGCCGCACAACCTCGTCGATATCACCCGAGCAGGCGACCCGAACGTTCGGAGGCTCCTCGCTGTCCATTCGCTCCCCTGGCGCGGTATGAACCGCCGCCTCATAGTGCAGTTTGATCCTGACGAGCCCAGCATGTCTGCGCCCACCTTCGCGGAACCTGACCAGGGTCCGCTAGCGGGCGGCCGGAAGGTGAATGCTAGGCATGATCTAACCCTCGGTCTCTGGCGTCGCGACTGCGAAATTTCGCGAGGGTTTCCGAGAAGGTGATTGCGCTTCGCAGATCTCCAGGCGCGTGGGTGCGGACGTAGTCAGCGCCATTGCCGATCGCGTGAAGTTCCGCCGCAAGGCTCGCTGGACCCAGATCCTTTACAGGAAGGCCAACGGTGGCGCCCAAGAAGGATTTCCGCGACACCGAGACCAATAGCGGAAGCCCCAACGCCGACTTCAGCTTTTGAAGGTTCGACAGCACGTGCAGCGATGTTTCCGGTGCGGGGCTCAAGAAAAATCCCATCCCCGGATCGAGGATGAGCCGGTCGGCAGCGACCCCGCTCCGTCGCAAGGCGGAAACCCGCGCCTCGAAGAACCGCACAATCTCGTCGAGCGCGTCTTCGGGTCGAAGGTGACCGGTGCGGGTGGCGATGCCATCCCGCTGCGCTGAGTGCATAACCACCAGCCTGCAGTCCGCCTCAGCAATATCGGGATAGAGCGCAGGGTCAGGAAATCCTTGGATATCGTTCAGGTAGCCCACGCCGCGCTTGAGCGCATAGCGCTGGGTTTCCGGTTGGAAGCTGTCGATTGAAACACGGTGCATCTGATCGGACAGGGCGTCTAAGAGCGGCGCAATACGTCTGATCTCATCGGCCGGCGATACAGGCCTCGCGTCCGGATGGCTGGCGGCCGGTCCGACATCCACGACGTCTGATCCGACTCGCAGCATTTCGATCGCCGCGGTGACAGCGCCGGCGGGGTCTAGCCGCCGGCTCTCATCGAAGAAGGAGTCCTCGGTGAGATTCAGAATGCCGAACACCGTCACCATGGCGTCGGCCTCCGCAGCGACTTCCACGATGGGGATCGGGCGAGCAAAAAGGCAGCAATTATGAGCCCCATACCTACAAAGCCCCACGCATCAAGCTTTTGCCCATGAAGCAACCAGGCAATGGCTGTAATTATGACGACGCCGAGTCCCGACCAGACTGCATAAGCAACACCGACAGGGATGGATTTCAGAACCAGAGAAAGAAAATAAAATGCGATGCCATAACCGATTATGACAACGGCGGAAGGGGCAAGCTTAGTAAAGCCCTCGCTAGATTTTAATGCGGATGTTGCGATTACTTCGCCAACTATTGCGATAACAAGAAAAAGCCAGCCTTTCATGATATATCTCCCAATTTGTGTAGGGCTTATTATGCACGCTTAAAAATAATAAAAGCAGACTTGACCTGATAGTTTGGCTGTGAGCAATTATGTGCTTAGTGCATCTAACGCCCCAGTTAACCGACATCAACGTGCGCAGCACGTTGATGTCCGGTTGAACGCCCGGTTAGGCTGACGACAGATGCGAAGGCAGATGAGAACACGCCGAGATACCAGTTGGTAGAGATGGTGCAGCCATTCATGACCACTTCCCCTTGATTTTGAAGCTTTGAACAGTGCGCAGGCTTTCGAACGCCTGGCGTGTTTGGACCATGTACACCGCAGGGCCGTCAGGTGTGAGGATGTTTTTTTCTTGAACGAACCCGGCCTTCTCGTAGCAGCGAATGGCGCGATGGTTGCTAGGAGATGGATCGGTTTGGATTTTCGTTACGGCCGGGTCGCTAAACAGGAGTTCAACGAGCGAGCGTACGAGCTTTGTACCCAACCCCTTGTTTAACTGTGATGGATTAGCCAAAGACTGGTCAATCCCGCGGACCCCTGGATCAGTTTCGTCTTCCCACCATCCATCGCCACTTCCAAGTGCGATGTAGGATTGGGCGTAGCCGATGGGTTCGTCATCTAGCATTGCGATGTAAGGCACTACAGCTTGCTTTGCCAGAACTTCGGGCGAATAGTGTTCTAAGACTTCGTCAAGAGTTGGGCGTTCATCCTCGCCGCCCCACCACTCGACTATGTGGGGGCGGTTCAGCCAAGCATGGAGCATTGGCAGATCGTTCTCGGCCATGACTCGTAGAACTATTGCGGCATTGTTGGCGGACATGAGATGTTGATTCCGTGCGGGCCTAACGCCGAAGTTCAGCCGCCAGAACGGAGCGCAGCGGAGTGATGGTCGGCTGCAACTTCATGTTATGCCGCATCTGCCTGCTACTCAACGACTGAGCGATTTGTGTGCGCTTTTACAACATTCGTTGTGTGCTTGAGCAAGTCTAGACCGCCCGGCAGGCCGTGCCCCGGAATGAC is a window from the Pseudomonas sp. MRSN 12121 genome containing:
- the aac(6')-IIc gene encoding aminoglycoside N-acetyltransferase AAC(6')-IIc, producing the protein MSANNAAIVLRVMAENDLPMLHAWLNRPHIVEWWGGEDERPTLDEVLEHYSPEVLAKQAVVPYIAMLDDEPIGYAQSYIALGSGDGWWEDETDPGVRGIDQSLANPSQLNKGLGTKLVRSLVELLFSDPAVTKIQTDPSPSNHRAIRCYEKAGFVQEKNILTPDGPAVYMVQTRQAFESLRTVQSFKIKGKWS
- a CDS encoding LPD29 domain-containing protein, with protein sequence MTTQYLTAADTAKLVRKALKEAFPDMKFSVRSHTYSGGASLTVAWTDGPNIKQVEAVTCRFQGSYFDGQIDYKGSIYHLVGGVPVSFGADSIHCRRSFSDVAIEQGIDRVFRKYPQNFREAGIAKPTIEEFRSGRLWATYVPFMSSHCGDSLQGEINAAINHHSDRLRGKESPTAQSVFVTHDDGYSRQCGSGYSAVSVH
- a CDS encoding DUF3991 and TOPRIM domain-containing protein — its product is MEKSDIDKARGIELEAVLEGFGAIRDPADPKRNWKTHAGRVTVTDEKFYNHDADKGGGGAIDLAMHLGGFGFRDAVAWLGGTHGREAAVQTYQAEARHQATRILDSTPKPKLEIPEPDPKKLARVMNYLTNTRGIPEQIVNTAIDKGRLWADKFGNAVFALRTLDGKMSGAELRGTYSKPFHGIRGDRGLYFTGKAASKLAVFVESSIEAMSYQALNPEALVIGTAGSTRDILQGAAKHLEGQGYKIVDGFNADKAGDRLGDRLKEAVSQEVERQRPTAGKDWNIELKAQQRAAAKENTPGKLEAEPER
- a CDS encoding ParB/RepB/Spo0J family partition protein; this encodes MAKKLDLTDLANFDPTPAAAPAASGASAGPVQVPTGDVIPDPKQPRKKFDQDKLEKLAKTIKASRLNQPVTVRPKNADGKYVIVMGERRWRACTLAGLETIPVIFGDKADGYDQVTENTEQEPLTTMELARFIAEKIQEGDKRSYIAERLGMRADAVSQHLALATAPDFIQQLGDDTQIGGRTLYELIQAHKEYPAEVERFAQQPAEEITRASLGRLVEQLRTREALQAEADAQAKAQAEAKAQQSDNAPGGGQNTGPANQEETTGPKPDGDGHLERPLDLPPPVQTTPATPESKVQDSGQAWPVVKILVEGRAASLTPTGTVQVVYADTGEIGEVDLSTVQILSVEERRNESS
- a CDS encoding GNAT family N-acetyltransferase, which gives rise to MDSEEPPNVRVACSGDIDEVVRLMHDAAAWMSAKGTPAWDVARIDRTFAETFVLRSELLVASCSDGIVGCCTLSAEDPEFWPDALKGEAAYLHKLAVRRTHAGRGVGFGEQWNRKPT
- a CDS encoding replication initiation protein, whose product is MALRVKDRAVSARPNQSFFQEGTALNRVLQECPYLPRCSDDKTAARILPREYAVCYPYMQINREGMVSWLIFDLDHYNALIWDDAGLPPPNLIVRNRRTGGTHLYYAIIPVCTTDNARSRPINYLKAIYKAFVAALDADPNYHGGPVAKTPGHPWWQTQELHNHVYELADLAECVDLEPITPWGKGPDYEAASHSRHCMLFENLRFYAYSIVNQERDKGSYDHFVRRLTAHAHNANRFGGRGSFITDLPLSSIRSTVKSVARWTWSKYTGNSRCHRGVMELDKSLPLVERQRLAAKRTHQERHKATESKIRAACRILLQQGKPLAQAAIASLAGVTRQTVATYRHILTEVRVNNVVPFNAGAFSQAARSAPNDQPEPGQGGKISDVKYGANQIPAPRRRGKRRPRQLLLAFDDPP
- the sul1 gene encoding sulfonamide-resistant dihydropteroate synthase Sul1, whose product is MVTVFGILNLTEDSFFDESRRLDPAGAVTAAIEMLRVGSDVVDVGPAASHPDARPVSPADEIRRIAPLLDALSDQMHRVSIDSFQPETQRYALKRGVGYLNDIQGFPDPALYPDIAEADCRLVVMHSAQRDGIATRTGHLRPEDALDEIVRFFEARVSALRRSGVAADRLILDPGMGFFLSPAPETSLHVLSNLQKLKSALGLPLLVSVSRKSFLGATVGLPVKDLGPASLAAELHAIGNGADYVRTHAPGDLRSAITFSETLAKFRSRDARDRGLDHA
- a CDS encoding quaternary ammonium compound efflux SMR transporter QacE delta 1 — protein: MKGWLFLVIAIVGEVIATSALKSSEGFTKLAPSAVVIIGYGIAFYFLSLVLKSIPVGVAYAVWSGLGVVIITAIAWLLHGQKLDAWGFVGMGLIIAAFLLARSPSWKSLRRPTPW
- a CDS encoding ParA family protein, translated to MNVPRRFKQKSWVNQKGGSGKSILSYNDAFYLAELGKRVLYLDGDEQGNGSKRLVQYAVPGMVASDLFKDSPLAAIQPVEGQNLSVLMGDKGLIKAERTTMDDEEMVALVRAQIGRIAEHFDYVIVDTAGSNSRVANAFLVSSDYVAIPCRIDDYSIDVAKEVLKRIAFIQQQWNPHLVSLGILPNEFDATQPAQTEWLKQLMTHFRKYLFGGLVKKSAALKEAAAEGVPVWRLRDEKGQIKTAARTSGKEVRAVFEMMMKAMEQANG
- a CDS encoding TrfB-related DNA-binding protein, translated to MRRKERLTPQDFDTLKAHMGSRWKPANIEAVRQVMVEGRKQKDIAADLGVTEKAVSQMVKKAYDLHQEHGTAPEGWVTVFATLPPDLAEHVRHMEQTARANLSRGKQ
- a CDS encoding CopG family transcriptional regulator, which codes for MTAHAQTIMATKVDDRIKRRFDAAMRARGTNTSAVLRKAIMQYLSELDAGIEHPQFKLELDGPEAGEKTPSH